The Mesorhizobium sp. M3A.F.Ca.ET.080.04.2.1 genome contains the following window.
ACGATGCAGAAGCGCGGGCTGCCGATCGCCTTCCTGATGACGGCCGGCAACCAGGCGCAGACCGGCCTCTCCGAAATGGCGCTCGGCCTGATCGAGGACGAGCGCGTCACCTCGCTCGGCATGCACATCGAGGCCTTCGACTCGGTCGCCGGCTTCGAGCGATTGGCAGCGAGAGCGCGCGAGTTGAAGAAGCCGATCATCGCCATGAAGGTCGGCCGCTCGGAGCAGGCGCGGCAGGCGACGGTGACGCACACCGCGTCGCTCGCCGGTTCGGACGCCGCGTCGGGCGCCTTTCTGAGGCGACTCGGCATCGCGCGCGTCGATTCCATTCCGGCCTTCATCGAAGCGCTGAAGCTGCTGCACATCACCGGGCCCCTGCCCGGCAACAGGCTGTCGTCGATGAGCTGCTCGGGCGGCGAAGCTTCGGTCATGGCCGACACCGCGGAAGGGCGCTGGGTGCATTTTCCAGGTCTGACCGGCCAGCATCGCGCCCATGTCAAATCGACGCTCGGGCCGCTTGTCGCCGTCGCCAATCCACTCGACTACCACACCTTCATCTGGAACAACGAGCCGGCGATGACGGCAACCTTCACCGCCATGGTGTCGGGCGGCTTCGACCTCAACATGCTGGTGCTCGACTTCCCGCGTCCGGACCGCTGCTCGGATACCGACTGGTGGGCGACGCTGCGCGCCTTCGAGGCGGCGCTGAAGACCAACAAGGCGCAGGGCGCGATCGTCTCCTCGCTGCCCGAGAACCTGCCGGAGGAATACACGGCCGGGCTGATGGCGCGCGGCATGGTTCCGCTCTTCGGCATTTCGGAAGCGATGGACGCCGCCCAGGCGGCAGCCTTCATCGGCTGGGCCTGGCGCGAGCCCGAGGCGCAGCCGGTCGACACCACGGCCGCCGGCGCGACCGACGGCGGGCATGTAACCCCCGACGAAGCGGAGGCCAAGGACCGGCTGATCAAGGCCGGCCTGCCGGTGCCGAAGGGCGAGCGCGCGAGCAACGCGGTCGAGGCGGTGATCTCGTCCATGGCGCTCGGCTTCCCGGTCGCGCTGAAGGCGCTGGGCGTCACCCACAAGTCGGAAGTCGGCGCGGTGCTGCTGAACCTCAAGGACGCCGAATCCGTCAGCAACGCCGCGCATGACCTCCTGCCGCTCGGCACCGGGCTCTATGCCGAG
Protein-coding sequences here:
- a CDS encoding acetate--CoA ligase family protein; translation: MHKLERLLRPKSIAVFGGAQAAIVVAQSIKMGFAGEVWPVHPTKDEVAGRKAYRSVADLPGAPDAAFVGVNRHLTIEVVKALAERGAGGAVCFAAGFLETEAYDEDGERLQAELVAAAGQMPIIGPNCYGLINYADGALLWPDQHGGIRLPEGDTGVAIITQSSNIAINMTMQKRGLPIAFLMTAGNQAQTGLSEMALGLIEDERVTSLGMHIEAFDSVAGFERLAARARELKKPIIAMKVGRSEQARQATVTHTASLAGSDAASGAFLRRLGIARVDSIPAFIEALKLLHITGPLPGNRLSSMSCSGGEASVMADTAEGRWVHFPGLTGQHRAHVKSTLGPLVAVANPLDYHTFIWNNEPAMTATFTAMVSGGFDLNMLVLDFPRPDRCSDTDWWATLRAFEAALKTNKAQGAIVSSLPENLPEEYTAGLMARGMVPLFGISEAMDAAQAAAFIGWAWREPEAQPVDTTAAGATDGGHVTPDEAEAKDRLIKAGLPVPKGERASNAVEAVISSMALGFPVALKALGVTHKSEVGAVLLNLKDAESVSNAAHDLLPLGTGLYAERMVRDGVAELIVGFTRDPMFGAVMTLGTGGVLVELLRDSVTLMLPATRDDIEAALRGLKLYPLLEGYRGRPKADVAAAIDAIAGIADFVQKNAGEIEELDINPLIVCAEGKGAWIADALLVLGEKKNG